The Streptomyces lienomycini sequence TACGGCTGGGTTCCGGCCGGCATGGTCAGCCTCACCGTCGTCGTCCTGGTCGGCATAGCCCGCCGGGGCCGCTGGCGGCAGGGCGTCCTGCACGGCGCGGTGGACATCCTCGGCATCGCCGCGGGCGCCCTGGTCCTCGGCGTCTGCGGCTCCGTACCGTCCGTGGAGCACCCCTGGGACCCCGACACGTGGGGGGTGTACGCGGTGCCCAAGGTGACCCTCGTCGCCGTCGCCTACCTCGCCGTCACCCGCGCCCTGCTGTGGTACCTGCAGACCCCGCGCCCCGGCCTGCCCACCGTCGCCCGCACCGCCCTGGTCAGACAGGGCCTGGTCGCCGTCGCGCTGCTCGGCATCGCCCCGCTGGTCTGCGTCGTGGCCGTCGCCAAGCCGCTGCTGCTGCCGCTGTTCGCCATCCCGCTCATCGCCCTCGACTCCACGCTCTGGATCGCCCGCGCCCGCGCCGAGGAGCAGCTGCGCGACCCCCTCACCGGCCTGCCCAACCGGCAGTGGCTCCTGGAGCGCACCTGGACCGCGCTGGACGACGCCGAGCGCATCGGCGCCCGCGCCGCCCTGATGCTGATCGACCTCGACCGCTTCCGGTCGGTCAACGACACACTCGGGCATCTCGCCGGTGACCGGCTGCTGCTGCAGACCGCCGACCGGCTGCGGCAGGCACTGCCGCGCGGGGCGGAGGCCGCGCGGCTCGGCGGCGACGAGTTCGCCGTCCTCCTGCCCGTCGCGGACTCCACCACGTCCGCGACCCGCATCGCCCGGGGCCTCGTGTCCGCGCTCAGCTCCCCGATGGACCTGGACGGGCTCACCCTGGTCCTGGAGGCCAGCGCCGGGGTCGCCGTCTTCCCCGACCACGCGCTGGACGCCGAAGGGCTGCTGCGCCGCGCGGACGTGGCCATGTACCAGGCGAAGCGGGACCGCACCGGCGTGGAGGTCTACGAGTCCAAGCGGGACTCCAACACCCCGGACCGGCTCGGTCTCCTCGGCGACCTGCGCCGGGCCCTGGACGCCCACGAGGTCCAGCTGCACTACCAGCCCAAGGTGCGCTTCGACGGACAGGTCGCCGGCCTGGAGGCCCTGGTGCGCTGGGTGCACCCGGAGCGCGGCAAGGTGCCGCCGGACGAGTTCATAGCGATCGCCGAGTCCTCCGGGCTGATGCCCCACCTGACCGAGTACGTGCTGGAGACGGCGCTCGCCCAGGTCGCCCGGTGGCGCTCCCAGGGCCTGTTCGTGCCGGTCGCGGTCAACGTCTCCCCGCGCGACGTGCACACCCCCGGTTTCGCGGGCTCGGTGGCCGCCCGGCTCGCCCGGCACGGAGTTCCCGCGGGAGCGCTCCAACTCGAGATCACGGAGCACGTCCTCCTGGAGGACCCGCAGCGCGCGGCCGACACCCTCAACGCGCTGACCGGGCACGGCGTCAAGATGTCCCTGGACGACTTCGGCACCGGCTACTCCTCCCTCGTCCACCTGCGCAGGCTCCCCGTCAGCGAGCTGAAGATCGACCGGTCGTTCGTGGCCCGGCTGGCCATCGACAACGAGGACGCCGAGATCGTGCGCTGCACCGTCGACCTCGCCCACTCGCTCGGCCTGCTCGTCGTCGCCGAGGGCGTCGAGGACGACGAGACCTGGGAGCGGCTGCGCGACCTGGGCTGCGACGCCGTACAGGGCTGGCTGGTCGCGGCCGCGATGCCCCCGGAGGAGACCACCGCCTGGTTGCTCGCCCGCGGTTCCCGGGGCTGGGTCCGGGCCGCCGCGGCGCTGCCCGCGGCGGCGACCGACGAGTGACCTGAGCACCGCCGGCCCGGCACACCGCCGGCCCGGCACACCCGCCGGGCGGCGGCTCCCCGCCCCGCCGCCCGGGGCGCCCGCGGACACGTCGACCCCGTCGGCGACCATCTGCCGCCTCCGGCCGCCACCTCTGCTGCCCGCGCCCCCCGCACCGCGACCGCCGCCGTGATCGCGTCCTCGCCCTCGGCATTCCCTGCGTGCGCGGATCGCCATGGCCGGAATTCTAGCAACGCTAGCCAATCTGTCGTCGCTCTGTTAGCTTGGCTCTCGTCCCTAGCGCTGCTAGCACATGGAGAAGCCGTGACCGTCACCGCGTACACCCTGGCCGTCGTGCTCAACCTGTTCTGCGTGTTCCTCGGCTACCGCTTCCTGTTCCAGCCCGGCCCCGCCGCCACCGGATACGGCGTCCCGGCCGACCCCGCCGGCGACGCCGGTGCCTACCTGACGATCAAGGGCGTACGGGACGGCACGTTCGGCCTGGTGGGGCTGGCGGTGCTGGCCTTCGCCGGGGCCCGTCCCGAGGCCTGGTTCATGCTGTTCGTGGCCCTCGTGCCGCTCGGCGACGTGCTCATAGTGCTGCGCAACGGGGGTACCAGGGCGGTGGCCTTCGGGATCCACTTCGCCACCGCGATCGTTGTCCTGATCAGCGCCGGACTGCTGTTCGCGGTCTGAGCGCGTACCGCCCGAGTAGGGTCCGAGCACGTCCGTACGTCCGCACGTCCACACGTTCGCCAGGGGGTTCGGGAATGTCGCTGTTCGTTCCGAAGTTCGACGAGTCCGTGATCGTCCGCGAAGCCGAGGCCGAAGTCGTCGGCCGCGCACCCACCACCGTGCGCCTGCTGGCCGACAGCAGCGCCACCGGCGGTGCCCTGTCCACCCAGCGCGTCACCCTCACCGCGGGCGCCGACGGCGCCGCACCGCACTGGCACGACAACTCCGCCGAGATGTTCTTCCTGCTAGACGGCGCCGCCGACATCCTCTCCGGCGACGAGGTCCTCACCGCGGGCCCCGGCGACCTCGTCGTCGTCCCGCCCGGCAAGCCGCACGCCTTCGCCGCCGTGCCCGGCGCCGACGCCGACCTGCTCATCGTCCTCGCGCCGGGCGTCGAGCGCTTCGAGTACTTCCGCCACCTGCGACGCATCGCCCTCGGCGAGGCCACCCGGGAGAGCCTGCTGGAGGTCCAGGAGCTGTACGACAACCACTTCCTGAGCAGCACCGCCTGGGACGCGCGGCGCCGCGGAGCGTCCCCGGGGGAAACCGTTTAACGGCCACGGGGCCCGGCCCCATAGGATTGGGCCAAACCGACTTTCCGAAGCCGATTTGCCCACACGACACACTCTCACCCAGAGGAACGCTGCATGCCTGGCATCACGCGCGAGGAGGTCGCCCACCTCGCCCGGCTGGCGCGTCTGGAGCTGAAGCCCGAAGAGCTCGAGCACTTCGCGGGACAGCTGGACGACATCATCGGCGCGGTCGCCCGCGTCAGCGAGGTCGCCGACCAAGACGTACCGCCGACCTCGCACCCGCTCCCGCTGACGAACGTCATGCGGCCGGACGAGGTCCGTCCGTCGCTCACGCCCGAGCAGGCGCTCTCCGGCGCCCCGGCCCAGGAGCAGCAGCGTTTCAAGGTGCCGCAGATCCTGGGGGAG is a genomic window containing:
- the rmdB gene encoding cyclic Di-GMP phosphodiesterase RmdB; this encodes MEPTESAAAGSRLRLRHMVGARHVSRWLGQRDVGQRDRGVPRPAAGARVPVPPTAAHPPGHPHGLSDPDGERHLTWPALPAAVVASAAFVLGAGFYRAFTDGHALFPSGTVGWSLAVLSGIVVGHLVMLGRSRWWGGTGSGAALTLAVLLLYGWVPAGMVSLTVVVLVGIARRGRWRQGVLHGAVDILGIAAGALVLGVCGSVPSVEHPWDPDTWGVYAVPKVTLVAVAYLAVTRALLWYLQTPRPGLPTVARTALVRQGLVAVALLGIAPLVCVVAVAKPLLLPLFAIPLIALDSTLWIARARAEEQLRDPLTGLPNRQWLLERTWTALDDAERIGARAALMLIDLDRFRSVNDTLGHLAGDRLLLQTADRLRQALPRGAEAARLGGDEFAVLLPVADSTTSATRIARGLVSALSSPMDLDGLTLVLEASAGVAVFPDHALDAEGLLRRADVAMYQAKRDRTGVEVYESKRDSNTPDRLGLLGDLRRALDAHEVQLHYQPKVRFDGQVAGLEALVRWVHPERGKVPPDEFIAIAESSGLMPHLTEYVLETALAQVARWRSQGLFVPVAVNVSPRDVHTPGFAGSVAARLARHGVPAGALQLEITEHVLLEDPQRAADTLNALTGHGVKMSLDDFGTGYSSLVHLRRLPVSELKIDRSFVARLAIDNEDAEIVRCTVDLAHSLGLLVVAEGVEDDETWERLRDLGCDAVQGWLVAAAMPPEETTAWLLARGSRGWVRAAAALPAAATDE
- a CDS encoding DUF4267 domain-containing protein — translated: MTVTAYTLAVVLNLFCVFLGYRFLFQPGPAATGYGVPADPAGDAGAYLTIKGVRDGTFGLVGLAVLAFAGARPEAWFMLFVALVPLGDVLIVLRNGGTRAVAFGIHFATAIVVLISAGLLFAV
- a CDS encoding cupin domain-containing protein is translated as MSLFVPKFDESVIVREAEAEVVGRAPTTVRLLADSSATGGALSTQRVTLTAGADGAAPHWHDNSAEMFFLLDGAADILSGDEVLTAGPGDLVVVPPGKPHAFAAVPGADADLLIVLAPGVERFEYFRHLRRIALGEATRESLLEVQELYDNHFLSSTAWDARRRGASPGETV
- the gatC gene encoding Asp-tRNA(Asn)/Glu-tRNA(Gln) amidotransferase subunit GatC, with amino-acid sequence MPGITREEVAHLARLARLELKPEELEHFAGQLDDIIGAVARVSEVADQDVPPTSHPLPLTNVMRPDEVRPSLTPEQALSGAPAQEQQRFKVPQILGEE